Proteins found in one Anopheles aquasalis chromosome 3, idAnoAquaMG_Q_19, whole genome shotgun sequence genomic segment:
- the LOC126576513 gene encoding purine nucleoside phosphorylase isoform X1: MSKFSGLQNGVAATNGVHHITNGHHHQHHAMNGHTGAQVPHGARNGTEYRSVESVAVGGPFNMPRTEHVGYTYDILKEIANHLLERTELRPKVGIICGSGLGTLADQLTDVDSFDYETIPHFPVSTVAGHVGRLVFGFLAGIPVVCMQGRFHHYEGYPLAKCSMPVRVMHLIGCTHLIATNAAGGANSQYRVGDIMLIRDHINLMGFAGNNPLQGPNDERFGPRFFGMGKAYEPRLIQKAKEIGRQIGIENELREGVYTCLGGPNFETVAEVNMLKMLGVDAIGMSTVHEIITARHCGMTCFAFSLITNMCTMSYEEDEEHCHDSIVGVGKNREKTLGEFVSRIVKHIHCEGKK, translated from the exons ATGAGTAAATTCAGTGGCCTTCAGAATGGTGTTGCAGCCACCAACGGTGTACACCACATCACcaatggccatcatcatcagcatcatgcgATGAATGGCCATACCGGCGCGCAGGTACCACACGGAGCACGAAATGGTACGGAGTATCGGAGTGTCGAGTCGGTGGCCGTCGGTGGTCCGTTCAATATGCCGCGTACCGAGCATGTTGG GTACACCTATGATATACTGAAGGAGATCGCTAATCACCTGCTGGAACGGACAGAGCTTCGCCCGAAGGTGGGCATCATTTGTGGCTCGGGACTTGGCACGTTGGCCGACCAGTTGACGGATGTGGACAGCTTCGACTACGAGACGATTCCGCACTTCCCTGTCTCGACGGTAGCGGGCCACGTTGGTCGGCTTGTCTTCGGTTTCCTGGCCGGTATACCGGTTGTCTGCATGCAAGGGCGCTTCCATCACTACGAGGGCTATCCGTTGGCCAAG TGTTCGATGCCGGTTCGCGTGATGCATCTAATCGGCTGTACGCATCTGATCGCCACGAATGCGGCCGGTGGTGCAAATTCCCAGTACCGTGTCGGTGATATTATGCTGATCCGGGATCACATCAATCTGATGGGCTTCGCCGGGAACAATCCACTTCAGGGACCGAACGATGAGCGGTTCGGGCCGCGGTTCTTCGGAATGGGCAAAGCGTACGAGCCACGGTTGATTCAGAAGGCGAAGGAGATCGGACGGCAGATCGGGATCGAGAATGAGCTGCGCGAGGGTGTGTACACGTGCCTTGGTGGGCCGAACTTTGAAACGGTGGCCGAAGTGAATATGTTGAAGATGCTCGGGGTGGACGCGATCGGAATGTCGACGGTGCACGAGATCATTACGGCGCGCCACTGCGGGATGACGTGCTTTGCGTTCAGTCTGATCACCAACATGTGCACGATGAGctacgaggaggacgaggagcaCTGTCACGATAGTATCGTGGGGGTGGGCAAAAACCGTGAGAAGACGCTCGGTGAGTTTGTGAGCCGGATCGTGAAGCACATTCACTGTGAGGGGAAGAAGTGA
- the LOC126576513 gene encoding purine nucleoside phosphorylase isoform X2 codes for MSAFIDSKHGVSRMYTYDILKEIANHLLERTELRPKVGIICGSGLGTLADQLTDVDSFDYETIPHFPVSTVAGHVGRLVFGFLAGIPVVCMQGRFHHYEGYPLAKCSMPVRVMHLIGCTHLIATNAAGGANSQYRVGDIMLIRDHINLMGFAGNNPLQGPNDERFGPRFFGMGKAYEPRLIQKAKEIGRQIGIENELREGVYTCLGGPNFETVAEVNMLKMLGVDAIGMSTVHEIITARHCGMTCFAFSLITNMCTMSYEEDEEHCHDSIVGVGKNREKTLGEFVSRIVKHIHCEGKK; via the exons atgaGTGCCTTCATCGATAGTAAGCACGGTGTGAGCCGAAT GTACACCTATGATATACTGAAGGAGATCGCTAATCACCTGCTGGAACGGACAGAGCTTCGCCCGAAGGTGGGCATCATTTGTGGCTCGGGACTTGGCACGTTGGCCGACCAGTTGACGGATGTGGACAGCTTCGACTACGAGACGATTCCGCACTTCCCTGTCTCGACGGTAGCGGGCCACGTTGGTCGGCTTGTCTTCGGTTTCCTGGCCGGTATACCGGTTGTCTGCATGCAAGGGCGCTTCCATCACTACGAGGGCTATCCGTTGGCCAAG TGTTCGATGCCGGTTCGCGTGATGCATCTAATCGGCTGTACGCATCTGATCGCCACGAATGCGGCCGGTGGTGCAAATTCCCAGTACCGTGTCGGTGATATTATGCTGATCCGGGATCACATCAATCTGATGGGCTTCGCCGGGAACAATCCACTTCAGGGACCGAACGATGAGCGGTTCGGGCCGCGGTTCTTCGGAATGGGCAAAGCGTACGAGCCACGGTTGATTCAGAAGGCGAAGGAGATCGGACGGCAGATCGGGATCGAGAATGAGCTGCGCGAGGGTGTGTACACGTGCCTTGGTGGGCCGAACTTTGAAACGGTGGCCGAAGTGAATATGTTGAAGATGCTCGGGGTGGACGCGATCGGAATGTCGACGGTGCACGAGATCATTACGGCGCGCCACTGCGGGATGACGTGCTTTGCGTTCAGTCTGATCACCAACATGTGCACGATGAGctacgaggaggacgaggagcaCTGTCACGATAGTATCGTGGGGGTGGGCAAAAACCGTGAGAAGACGCTCGGTGAGTTTGTGAGCCGGATCGTGAAGCACATTCACTGTGAGGGGAAGAAGTGA
- the LOC126577929 gene encoding purine nucleoside phosphorylase-like → MSEEVLNRNGSANGVPVPVESPAQQKRSRGSVKDSTSYGSYEMIQEVATYLLERTRIRPHTGIICGSGLGCLADQLTEAECFDYETIPHFPISTVAGHRGRLVFGLLAGVPVLCMQGRFHYYEGYSLAKCSMPVRVMKLVGCTHLIATNAAGAINESYRVGDIMLIRDHINLMGFAGNCPLLGPNDERFGPRFLGMAKAYDPQLLQVARETIRDQLPGMESILREGVYCCVGGPNFETVAEGRLLALFGVDAIGMSTVHEIITARHCGMTCFAFSLITNMCTMNYEVDEDPCHEEIVGVGRQLETRVGGLVQRIVSFIDKQPRETNGQTGGQE, encoded by the exons ATGAGCGAGGAAGTGTTGAACCGTAATGGCAGTGCCAACGGAgtaccagtgccagtggagtCGCCTGCGCAGCAGAAACGATCGAGAGGTTCGGTGAAGGATAGCACTAG CTACGGGAGCTACGAGATGATACAGGAAGTGGCCACTTATCTGCTGGAACGCACACGAATTCGACCGCACACGGGCATCATTTGCGGGTCCGGGCTGGGCTGCCTGGCCGATCAGCTGACCGAGGCCGAGTGCTTCGACTACGAGACGATCCCGCACTTTCCGATCTCAACGGTGGCCGGCCATCGGGGCCGgctggtgtttggtttgctggccggtgttccggtgctgTGCATGCAGGGACGGTTCCACTACTACGAGGGTTACTCGTTGGCCAAG TGTTCGATGCCAGTGCGAGTGATGAAGCTGGTTGGCTGCACGCACCTGATCGCGACCAACGCCGCTGGGGCCATTAACGAGAGCTATCGCGTCGGGGATATTATGCTGATCCGGGATCATATCAATCTGATGGGTTTCGCCGGTAACTGCCCCCTGCTAGGACCGAATGATGAACGATTCGGACCACGGTTTCTCGGCATGGCCAAGGCGTACGATCCGCAGCTGTTGCAGGTAGCTCGTGAGACAATCCGCGATCAGCTGCCCGGTATGGAGAGTATTCTGCGGGAAGGCGTGTACTGTTGCGTCGGTGGACCCAACTTTGAAACCGTCGCCGAAGGTCGTCTGTTGGCGTTGTTCGGGGTGGACGCGATCGGGATGTCGACGGTGCACGAGATCATTACGGCGCGGCACTGCGGGATGACGTGCTTTGCGTTCAGTCTGATCACCAACATGTGCACGATGAACTACGAGGTGGATGAGGATCCTTGCCACGAGGAGATCGTCGGTGTTGGGCGGCAGCTGGAGACTCGAGTCGGGGGGTTAGTGCAACGAATCGTATCCTTCATCGATAAGCAACCACGTGAAACGAATGGCCAAACGGGCGGACAAGAATGA